Proteins from a genomic interval of Geodermatophilus obscurus DSM 43160:
- a CDS encoding class I SAM-dependent methyltransferase → MRETLTDRFRFLRAFVANPRQVGAILPTSRWAVRDMLDLADVPRAELVVELGAGTGVQTGEILARLSPAGRLVSLEIDPDLAKLLDERYDDPRLQVVCDSAENLDTHLGGKRADVLVSALPYTSFDAGLRRRVLDLLPVALAPQGVLLVIQYSPLLLRDLRRRFPSVQQTITPWNVPPAFLYACRADAA, encoded by the coding sequence ATGAGAGAGACCCTGACCGACCGCTTCCGCTTCCTGCGCGCGTTCGTGGCCAACCCGCGCCAGGTGGGCGCCATTCTTCCGACCTCGCGCTGGGCGGTGCGGGACATGCTGGACCTGGCCGACGTGCCGCGCGCCGAGCTGGTCGTGGAGCTCGGCGCGGGCACCGGGGTGCAGACCGGCGAGATCCTCGCCCGCCTCTCCCCGGCCGGGCGGCTGGTGTCGCTGGAGATCGACCCGGACCTGGCCAAGCTGCTCGACGAGCGCTACGACGACCCGCGGCTGCAGGTCGTGTGCGACTCGGCGGAGAACCTCGACACCCACCTGGGCGGCAAGCGGGCCGACGTGCTGGTCTCCGCGCTGCCGTACACCTCGTTCGACGCCGGGCTGCGCCGCCGGGTGCTGGACCTGCTCCCGGTCGCGCTGGCACCCCAGGGGGTGCTGCTGGTGATCCAGTACTCCCCGCTGCTCCTGCGCGACCTGCGCCGCCGCTTCCCGTCGGTGCAGCAGACCATCACGCCCTGGAACGTGCCGCCGGCCTTCCTGTACGCCTGCCGCGCCGACGCCGCCTGA
- a CDS encoding SDR family oxidoreductase, whose amino-acid sequence MTAPTPRPGSVALITGGTGGFGRALAAKLSEREVTVVLADLDSERARATAADLGAQFEVLDVTDRAANVALVERIEAQHGRLDAAYLNAGISAAKSDDEVDLDEFMRVVDVDLFGVVYGTLAARPAIQRAAGGAIVVTASLAGLSPMATDPGYSVAKGGAIAFVRSMAPRLAREGTTITAICPGFADTAIIDRIRDQFTAAGFPVLSADEVADAMLTAWTSGEPGAAYVVQPGVGTVPYRFKGVPSARTQSGETAVVPEALRPPSMR is encoded by the coding sequence GTGACCGCGCCCACACCCCGTCCCGGATCCGTCGCACTCATCACCGGGGGGACCGGCGGCTTCGGCCGCGCCCTCGCCGCCAAGCTGTCCGAGCGCGAGGTGACCGTCGTCCTCGCCGACCTCGACAGCGAGCGGGCGCGCGCCACCGCCGCGGACCTGGGCGCGCAGTTCGAGGTACTCGACGTCACCGACCGCGCGGCCAACGTCGCGCTCGTCGAGCGCATCGAGGCGCAGCACGGCCGGCTCGACGCCGCGTACCTCAACGCCGGCATCTCCGCGGCCAAGTCCGACGACGAGGTCGACCTCGACGAGTTCATGCGGGTCGTCGACGTCGACCTCTTCGGCGTCGTCTACGGGACCCTCGCGGCCCGACCGGCCATTCAGCGGGCCGCCGGCGGCGCCATCGTCGTCACGGCGTCCCTCGCCGGGCTCTCGCCGATGGCCACCGACCCCGGCTACAGCGTCGCCAAGGGCGGCGCGATCGCCTTCGTCCGGTCGATGGCGCCGCGGCTGGCCCGCGAGGGGACGACGATCACCGCGATCTGCCCCGGGTTCGCCGACACCGCGATCATCGACCGGATCCGCGACCAGTTCACCGCGGCCGGCTTCCCGGTGCTGTCGGCCGACGAGGTCGCCGACGCGATGCTCACGGCCTGGACGTCGGGGGAGCCGGGCGCGGCCTACGTCGTCCAGCCCGGCGTCGGCACCGTGCCCTACCGGTTCAAGGGCGTGCCCAGCGCGAGGACCCAGAGCGGCGAGACCGCCGTCGTCCCGGAGGCGCTGCGGCCGCCGTCGATGCGCTGA
- a CDS encoding substrate-binding domain-containing protein, producing the protein MAADGGETTFEAKDPLKIGYSVYDLQNPYWQSYAAGVRAGAEEAGIEVVIADQKSSQQEQVSGSLDLINQGISALIITPVQPSALPSTIDAAHGEKIPVVVADIGTEGDYDGYILSNNYEGGRLAAEHVVEKLGGTPGPHQVGVIELHAGSVVGEERVSGFVDRLGEEENFEIVSSLDGNDTVDGGFTAAQDMLSANPELDVIYAANDDSAVGASRAMETAGVSVANGFTLIGFDGSDPALDLIEQGVMSGTVAQDPFGQGQKAVETALALLNGEDPGYSDEATKTIYFPVEMVTAENVAEFRASRESQGS; encoded by the coding sequence GTGGCCGCTGACGGCGGCGAGACCACGTTCGAGGCCAAGGACCCGCTGAAGATCGGGTACTCGGTCTACGACCTGCAGAACCCCTACTGGCAGTCCTACGCGGCAGGCGTGCGGGCCGGCGCCGAGGAAGCCGGCATCGAGGTGGTCATCGCCGACCAGAAGAGCTCCCAGCAGGAGCAGGTCTCCGGGAGCCTCGACCTCATCAACCAGGGCATCTCCGCCCTGATCATCACGCCGGTTCAGCCCTCAGCCCTGCCCTCGACGATCGACGCCGCCCACGGGGAGAAGATCCCCGTCGTGGTGGCGGACATCGGGACCGAGGGCGACTACGACGGCTACATCCTGTCCAACAACTACGAGGGCGGGCGGCTCGCAGCCGAGCACGTCGTCGAGAAGCTCGGGGGCACCCCGGGTCCTCACCAGGTCGGCGTCATCGAGCTGCACGCGGGCTCCGTCGTCGGGGAGGAGCGCGTCTCCGGGTTCGTCGACCGGCTCGGCGAGGAGGAGAACTTCGAGATCGTCTCCAGCCTGGACGGTAATGACACCGTGGACGGTGGTTTCACCGCGGCGCAGGACATGCTCTCCGCGAACCCCGAGCTCGACGTCATCTACGCGGCGAACGACGACTCCGCGGTGGGCGCCTCCCGCGCCATGGAGACCGCGGGAGTCTCCGTTGCCAACGGCTTCACCTTGATCGGGTTCGACGGCAGCGACCCCGCGCTGGACCTCATCGAGCAGGGCGTCATGAGCGGGACGGTGGCACAGGACCCCTTCGGCCAGGGCCAGAAGGCGGTGGAGACCGCACTCGCCCTGCTGAACGGCGAGGACCCCGGGTACTCCGACGAGGCCACCAAGACCATCTACTTCCCGGTCGAGATGGTGACCGCCGAAAACGTGGCGGAGTTCCGCGCATCCCGCGAGAGCCAGGGCAGCTGA
- a CDS encoding nucleotide disphospho-sugar-binding domain-containing protein, whose protein sequence is MHHLAALWDGGGTVPVELGVVRRLLARGSTVTVLGDPTMERDVRESGAEFRSWTRAPHRASPALEDDLLHDWECRTPVQLLRRLSDRLITGPAGAFAADVREALAARPADTVIANGALLGALVGAESAGVPAVALSANIYSRPARGVPPFGSGLAPARGPLGRGRDRALNALATALWNRGLPDLNAARADLGLDPLRDTWAQWDRAARVLVLTSPAFDLPAELPANVRYVGPVLDDPGWAEPVAVPAGDEPLVVVGLSSTYMRQADLLRRIVAALATLPVRAVVPTGPAVDPAEVPGTDRVAVVRAASHAQLFPLADVVVTHAGHGTLVKALAAGVPALCLPMGRDQGDNVVRAARHGAALGLSPKASPARIAAGVRRLLEDPAYRRGAEALGARLRADAASTALVEEVESLAGSPARGQAVP, encoded by the coding sequence ATGCACCACCTCGCGGCACTGTGGGACGGCGGGGGCACCGTCCCGGTCGAACTGGGTGTGGTCCGCCGGCTGCTGGCCCGCGGCTCCACCGTCACCGTGCTCGGTGACCCCACCATGGAGCGGGACGTCCGCGAGAGCGGAGCGGAGTTCCGCAGCTGGACCCGGGCACCGCACCGGGCGTCACCCGCGCTCGAGGACGACCTGCTGCACGACTGGGAGTGCCGGACACCGGTGCAGCTGCTGCGCCGGCTCAGCGACCGGCTGATCACCGGGCCCGCCGGCGCGTTCGCCGCCGACGTCCGCGAGGCGCTGGCCGCCCGGCCCGCCGACACGGTCATCGCCAACGGGGCGCTCCTGGGCGCCCTCGTCGGCGCCGAGTCCGCCGGGGTGCCCGCCGTGGCCCTGTCGGCCAACATCTACTCCCGCCCGGCGCGCGGCGTCCCACCGTTCGGCTCGGGGCTGGCGCCGGCGCGCGGGCCGCTGGGGCGGGGCCGGGACCGGGCGCTCAACGCCCTGGCAACGGCGCTGTGGAACCGTGGCCTGCCGGACCTCAACGCCGCCCGAGCGGACCTCGGGCTCGATCCGCTGCGCGACACCTGGGCGCAGTGGGACCGCGCCGCCCGGGTGCTGGTCCTGACCTCACCGGCGTTCGACCTGCCGGCCGAGCTGCCGGCCAACGTCCGCTACGTCGGCCCGGTGCTCGACGACCCGGGCTGGGCCGAGCCGGTCGCGGTCCCCGCAGGCGACGAGCCCCTCGTGGTCGTGGGCCTGTCCAGCACCTACATGCGGCAGGCCGACCTGTTGCGCCGGATCGTCGCGGCGCTCGCGACCCTGCCGGTGCGCGCGGTGGTGCCCACCGGCCCGGCGGTCGATCCCGCCGAGGTCCCGGGCACCGACCGCGTCGCCGTCGTCCGGGCGGCGTCCCACGCCCAGCTGTTCCCGCTGGCCGACGTCGTCGTCACCCATGCCGGGCACGGCACGCTGGTCAAAGCGCTGGCCGCCGGCGTCCCGGCGCTGTGCCTGCCGATGGGGCGGGACCAGGGCGACAACGTCGTCCGGGCGGCCCGTCACGGCGCCGCGCTGGGCCTGTCCCCGAAGGCGTCCCCGGCCCGCATCGCGGCCGGTGTGCGCCGGCTGCTGGAGGACCCGGCGTACCGCCGTGGCGCCGAGGCGCTCGGCGCGCGGTTGCGGGCCGACGCGGCGAGCACCGCCCTCGTCGAGGAGGTCGAGTCCCTGGCCGGCAGCCCGGCCCGGGGACAGGCCGTGCCCTGA
- a CDS encoding aspartate/glutamate racemase family protein, whose product MRTIGLLGGMSWESTALYYRLANELVRDRLGGLASASLLVRSLDFRVVRECQLQDRWDDAAALLAAEARGLESAGAELVLLCTNYMHRTAPAIEAALSVPFLHIADPVTAAAPGPTVGLLGAAGTVRAEFYRERLEAAGLRVLVPPEDDVDRVDAAIFDELCRGVLSDATRADLRAVVRRLAGRGADAVALCCTELELLLDPGDSPVPLLPSARLHVTAAVDAALAPRPAVV is encoded by the coding sequence ATGAGGACCATCGGGCTGCTGGGCGGGATGAGCTGGGAGTCGACGGCGCTGTACTACCGCCTCGCCAACGAGCTGGTGCGCGATCGGCTGGGCGGGCTGGCCAGCGCGTCGCTGCTGGTGCGCAGCCTGGACTTCCGCGTCGTCCGGGAGTGTCAGCTGCAGGACCGCTGGGACGACGCGGCCGCGCTGCTGGCCGCCGAGGCCCGGGGGCTGGAGTCCGCCGGTGCCGAGCTGGTGCTGCTGTGCACCAACTACATGCACCGGACGGCGCCGGCGATCGAGGCAGCGCTCAGCGTGCCGTTCCTGCACATCGCCGACCCGGTGACCGCCGCCGCGCCCGGCCCCACGGTCGGTCTGCTCGGTGCGGCGGGCACCGTGCGGGCGGAGTTTTACCGCGAGCGCCTGGAGGCTGCCGGCCTGCGCGTGCTGGTGCCGCCGGAGGACGACGTCGATCGGGTGGACGCGGCCATCTTCGACGAGCTGTGCCGGGGCGTGCTCAGCGACGCCACCCGCGCCGACCTGCGCGCCGTCGTCCGCCGGCTCGCCGGGCGGGGCGCCGACGCCGTCGCGCTGTGCTGCACCGAGCTCGAGCTGCTGCTCGACCCCGGCGACAGCCCGGTGCCGCTGCTGCCCTCGGCCCGGCTGCACGTGACCGCGGCCGTCGACGCCGCGCTCGCCCCGCGGCCGGCCGTGGTCTGA
- a CDS encoding alpha/beta hydrolase, whose translation MAVATLVSGAGTAVAAASVPAAEPLAGVVPQLTWAACGLTEDATAAGVQCATAGLPMDHDEPDGESIRIALSRVPATDPANRIGSLFVNPGGPGGEFVTHLQEAGAGLFADLNARFDIVAFAPRGVAPSTPAVDCQVDPETQGPTVTPTPTPLDVDLDALVDRAQGYVDACLAANGPILEHLSTANVARDLDLLRAAVGDEQLSYLGFSYGTVIGATYARLYPDGYRALVLDAAVDADGYLNDPLSFTAEQAAGFEVALARFTEACAVDQVACSGFGGTDPYLAYDRLLAGAETTPIPADAYPADPRPVTADDIRLVTARLLYAKQLWGLLGLVLSEAANGDASFIRALVDSVFRADSAPDDRSFTIGASEQRYPQGDLQVYLDRGAESWASFPHFGGHSGYTEIHYALWPVRDEDAYTGPFEASASAPAPLVIGTTYDPATPYAWSERLTADLGTARLLTMEGDGHAAYGGESACIDSSTEAYLVDGALPAAGTVCRQETPFLSPVPAPTTAAVAAQALSGLLP comes from the coding sequence GTGGCCGTGGCCACCCTCGTCTCCGGCGCCGGGACCGCGGTCGCCGCCGCGTCCGTCCCCGCGGCCGAGCCACTGGCCGGGGTCGTTCCCCAGCTGACCTGGGCGGCCTGCGGGCTCACGGAGGACGCGACGGCGGCCGGCGTGCAGTGCGCGACCGCCGGCCTGCCGATGGACCACGACGAGCCGGACGGCGAGAGCATCCGGATCGCCCTCTCCCGGGTGCCGGCCACCGACCCCGCCAACCGGATCGGTTCGCTGTTCGTCAACCCCGGCGGCCCCGGCGGCGAGTTCGTGACGCACCTGCAGGAGGCCGGCGCAGGCCTGTTCGCGGACCTCAACGCGCGCTTCGACATCGTCGCCTTCGCCCCGCGCGGGGTCGCGCCCAGCACACCGGCGGTCGACTGCCAGGTCGACCCGGAGACCCAGGGCCCGACCGTGACGCCGACGCCGACCCCCCTCGACGTGGACCTGGACGCCCTCGTCGACCGGGCGCAGGGCTACGTCGACGCCTGTCTGGCGGCCAACGGCCCGATCCTCGAGCACCTCTCCACCGCGAACGTCGCCCGCGACCTGGACCTGCTGCGCGCCGCGGTCGGCGACGAGCAGCTCAGTTACCTGGGGTTCTCCTACGGCACCGTCATCGGTGCCACGTACGCCCGCCTGTACCCCGACGGGTACCGCGCGCTGGTCCTGGACGCCGCCGTCGACGCCGACGGCTACCTCAACGACCCGTTGAGCTTCACCGCGGAGCAGGCCGCCGGCTTCGAGGTGGCGCTGGCCCGCTTCACCGAGGCCTGCGCCGTGGACCAGGTGGCCTGCTCGGGCTTCGGCGGCACCGACCCCTACCTGGCCTACGACCGGCTGCTCGCCGGGGCCGAGACGACGCCGATCCCCGCCGACGCGTATCCGGCCGACCCGCGACCGGTGACCGCGGACGACATCCGGCTGGTGACCGCCCGGCTGCTCTACGCCAAGCAGCTGTGGGGCCTGCTGGGTCTGGTGCTGTCCGAGGCCGCCAACGGGGACGCCTCGTTCATCCGGGCGCTGGTCGACTCGGTGTTCCGGGCCGACAGCGCACCGGATGACCGGTCGTTCACCATCGGCGCGTCGGAGCAGCGCTACCCGCAGGGCGACCTGCAGGTCTACCTGGACCGCGGCGCGGAGTCCTGGGCGTCCTTCCCGCACTTCGGGGGCCACAGCGGGTACACCGAGATCCACTACGCGCTGTGGCCGGTGCGCGACGAGGACGCCTACACCGGCCCCTTCGAGGCGTCCGCTTCCGCGCCCGCGCCGCTGGTGATCGGCACGACCTACGACCCGGCGACCCCGTACGCCTGGTCCGAGCGCCTGACCGCCGACCTGGGGACGGCGCGGCTGCTGACCATGGAGGGCGACGGGCACGCCGCCTACGGCGGAGAGTCCGCCTGCATAGACAGCAGCACCGAGGCGTACCTGGTCGACGGCGCGCTGCCGGCCGCAGGCACGGTCTGCCGGCAGGAGACGCCCTTCCTGTCTCCCGTGCCGGCGCCGACCACCGCGGCCGTCGCCGCGCAGGCACTCAGCGGGCTGCTGCCCTGA
- a CDS encoding M20/M25/M40 family metallo-hydrolase: MSETSPAPLARAQDEVAELLSDLIRIDTTNTGDTATGKGERTAAEWVAGKLGEVGIPSVIHESERGRASLVARIEGQDSSRPGLLVHGHLDVVPADPAEWSVHPFSGEERDGYVWGRGAVDMKDMDAMTLALVRDWARTGTKPPRDVVLAFVADEEAGGKLGARYLVEEHPDLFEGCTEAISEVGGFSITVRDDLRLYLVQTAEKGLAWMRLTAGGKPGHGSFVHDDNAVTRLCQAVARLGSARLPTTLTPPMRQFLAAVEEAYGIEIDPDEPEQALARLGSISRMIGAALRNTVNPTMLDAGYKANVIPGTASATVDGRFLHGAEEEFERQLAGLIGEGVQREWLVHDQAVETTFDGPLVDAMGAALEAEDDGARPVPFTMSGGTDAKSFERLGMRCFGFSPLRLPPDLDFASLFHGIDERVPVESLRFGIRVLDRFLRAC; this comes from the coding sequence ATGTCCGAGACCTCTCCCGCCCCCCTCGCCCGAGCCCAGGACGAGGTCGCGGAGCTGCTGTCCGACCTCATCCGCATCGACACGACCAACACCGGGGACACCGCCACCGGCAAGGGCGAACGGACGGCGGCGGAGTGGGTCGCCGGCAAGCTCGGCGAGGTCGGCATCCCGTCGGTCATCCACGAGTCGGAGCGCGGGAGGGCCAGCCTCGTCGCCCGCATCGAGGGCCAGGACAGCAGCCGCCCGGGATTGCTGGTCCACGGCCACCTCGACGTCGTCCCCGCCGACCCGGCCGAGTGGAGCGTGCACCCGTTCTCCGGCGAGGAGCGCGACGGCTACGTCTGGGGCCGCGGCGCCGTCGACATGAAGGACATGGACGCGATGACCCTCGCGCTGGTGCGCGACTGGGCGCGCACCGGCACGAAGCCGCCGCGGGACGTCGTGCTGGCCTTCGTCGCCGACGAGGAGGCCGGCGGGAAGCTCGGCGCTCGCTATCTCGTCGAGGAGCACCCCGACCTCTTCGAGGGCTGCACCGAGGCGATCAGCGAGGTCGGCGGGTTCAGCATCACCGTCCGCGACGACCTGCGCCTCTACCTCGTCCAGACGGCGGAGAAGGGGCTGGCCTGGATGCGGCTCACCGCCGGCGGGAAGCCTGGCCACGGCTCCTTCGTCCACGACGACAACGCCGTCACCCGGCTCTGTCAGGCCGTCGCCCGCCTCGGTTCGGCCCGGCTGCCCACGACCCTCACGCCGCCGATGCGCCAGTTCCTCGCCGCCGTCGAGGAGGCGTACGGCATCGAGATCGACCCCGACGAGCCCGAGCAGGCCCTCGCCCGGCTCGGCAGCATCAGCCGGATGATCGGCGCGGCGCTGCGCAACACGGTCAACCCGACGATGCTCGACGCCGGTTACAAGGCCAACGTCATCCCCGGCACGGCCAGCGCCACCGTCGACGGCCGCTTCCTGCACGGCGCCGAGGAGGAGTTCGAGCGCCAGCTGGCCGGCCTGATCGGTGAGGGCGTGCAGCGCGAGTGGCTGGTGCACGACCAGGCCGTGGAGACGACGTTCGACGGCCCGCTGGTCGACGCGATGGGAGCCGCGCTGGAGGCCGAGGACGACGGCGCCCGCCCGGTGCCGTTCACCATGAGCGGCGGCACCGACGCCAAGAGCTTCGAGCGGCTGGGCATGCGCTGCTTCGGCTTCTCCCCGCTGCGGCTGCCGCCGGACCTGGACTTCGCCTCGCTGTTCCACGGCATCGACGAGCGGGTGCCGGTCGAGTCACTGCGCTTCGGCATCCGGGTGCTCGACCGGTTCCTGCGCGCCTGCTGA
- a CDS encoding LysR family transcriptional regulator — protein sequence MDPRRVLVFREVARAGSLAGAARALGWTQPAVSQQVRQLEREVGTALVLRQGRGVALTEAGRVLLRHAEGVADRLAAAEQEVAALTGLAAGTVRLSAFPTAAAVLLPPALVALRERAPALQVHFTEQEPPEAEAAVRSGAADLALVFRHEDDEDAVPGDLLREPLARHPVRAVVRAGRPLPTTLADLRDDPWIAGCVRCRGHLLRCARRAGFPPDVRFATDDHVVVQRLVASGLGVALLPSWALTASTQPGVVAVDLPDVDGRVVETLARPDARRVPGVAALLAALRAAASAGAQEPVEHPDAEAQ from the coding sequence GTGGACCCCCGCCGCGTGCTCGTCTTCCGTGAGGTCGCCCGCGCCGGGTCGCTGGCCGGGGCGGCTCGCGCGCTGGGCTGGACGCAGCCGGCGGTGAGCCAGCAGGTCCGGCAGCTGGAGCGGGAGGTCGGCACGGCCCTCGTGCTGCGGCAGGGGCGGGGCGTGGCGCTCACCGAGGCCGGCCGGGTCCTGCTGCGGCACGCCGAGGGGGTGGCCGACCGGCTGGCGGCGGCCGAGCAGGAGGTCGCCGCGCTGACCGGGCTGGCCGCGGGCACGGTGCGGCTGTCGGCCTTCCCGACGGCCGCGGCGGTCCTGCTGCCGCCCGCGCTGGTCGCGCTGCGCGAGCGGGCGCCGGCCCTGCAGGTGCACTTCACCGAGCAGGAACCGCCGGAGGCCGAGGCGGCGGTGCGCAGCGGCGCGGCGGACCTGGCGCTGGTGTTCCGCCACGAGGACGACGAGGACGCCGTCCCCGGCGACCTGCTGCGCGAGCCGCTGGCGCGCCACCCGGTGCGAGCCGTCGTCCGGGCGGGACGGCCGCTGCCCACGACGCTGGCCGACCTGCGCGACGACCCGTGGATAGCCGGGTGCGTGCGCTGCCGCGGTCACCTGCTGCGCTGCGCCCGGCGGGCCGGCTTTCCCCCCGACGTCCGGTTCGCCACCGACGACCACGTCGTGGTGCAGCGCCTGGTGGCCTCGGGGCTCGGCGTGGCGCTGCTGCCCAGCTGGGCCCTGACGGCGAGCACGCAGCCCGGGGTGGTCGCCGTGGACCTGCCCGACGTCGACGGCCGGGTGGTCGAGACGCTGGCGCGCCCGGACGCCCGGCGGGTGCCCGGCGTCGCCGCGCTGCTCGCCGCGCTGCGCGCCGCGGCCTCAGCAGGCGCGCAGGAACCGGTCGAGCACCCGGATGCCGAAGCGCAGTGA
- a CDS encoding TetR/AcrR family transcriptional regulator, with protein sequence MTEATPRTYRMGARAQAVEHTRGRVVAVAREHFTRLPYDEVRLAEIAAAAGVTQQTLLNHFSSKEGLLLAVVDVLGPEIAALRGPVVPGDVPGFVRGLVRQYESLGDANVRLTAVAERIPALTAALELARSRHAAWLEEAFGEQLPPGARERRQALAALYAVTDVGTWKLLRRDLGSSRAETTAVLESLLRAALAAPTP encoded by the coding sequence GTGACCGAGGCCACTCCACGCACCTACCGGATGGGCGCCCGCGCACAGGCGGTCGAGCACACCCGCGGACGCGTCGTGGCCGTCGCCCGCGAGCACTTCACCCGGCTGCCCTACGACGAGGTGCGGCTGGCCGAGATCGCCGCCGCGGCAGGCGTGACGCAGCAGACGCTGCTCAACCACTTCTCCTCCAAGGAGGGGCTGCTGCTGGCGGTCGTCGACGTCCTGGGTCCGGAGATCGCGGCGCTGCGCGGTCCCGTCGTCCCGGGGGACGTCCCGGGCTTCGTCCGCGGCCTGGTGCGTCAGTACGAGTCCCTCGGCGACGCCAACGTCCGCCTGACCGCCGTGGCCGAGCGGATCCCCGCGCTGACCGCCGCGCTCGAGCTGGCCCGCAGCCGCCACGCCGCCTGGCTGGAGGAGGCCTTCGGCGAGCAGTTGCCTCCCGGCGCCCGGGAGCGGCGGCAGGCCCTGGCGGCGCTGTACGCGGTCACCGACGTCGGCACCTGGAAGCTCCTGCGCCGCGACCTCGGCTCCTCCCGGGCCGAGACCACCGCGGTCCTGGAGTCCCTGCTCCGGGCCGCCCTGGCGGCCCCCACCCCTTGA
- a CDS encoding DUF5703 family protein, translating into MEAVAGEYEFAPLRIPPGTSRSAAATMLSLQADTGGWELARLQLHADGTRKVILRRRARLSYLPKPHI; encoded by the coding sequence ATGGAGGCGGTCGCCGGGGAGTACGAGTTCGCGCCGCTGCGGATCCCACCGGGCACGTCCCGGTCCGCGGCGGCGACCATGCTGAGCCTGCAGGCGGACACCGGTGGCTGGGAACTGGCCCGGCTGCAGCTGCACGCCGACGGCACGCGCAAGGTCATCCTGCGCCGCCGGGCCCGGCTGTCCTACCTGCCCAAGCCGCACATCTGA
- a CDS encoding LacI family DNA-binding transcriptional regulator: MGFASFLLAKPHCASQTLRRHMTSDAERERTTQRSVGVRDVAALASVSLGTVSNVMNNPDRVGPEIRARVEAAMTELGFVPSRAAGQLRSRRSELVGVVVPDVGNPYWASVLRGIESVIEQHGLALVVGSTHQERTRQRRLLKGLESQGVDGLILAPITADSADWEPFVSRRFGVVALERSGAGPSVPSVGLDNVEGGRLAVTHLLEQGHRRIAFINGPGTVPWCAERREGVISGLREHGLAIRDALVEVEVPDLTVAEGFQAVETLLAMEGGQTAIMCANDMLALGALLALRQRHIEVPTGMALVGYDDVEFAAALAPPLTTVRQPSFEMGAAAARLLLEPELQSSGQHVQFVPELVPRMSSAAGLTVLG; encoded by the coding sequence GTGGGCTTCGCCTCATTCCTGCTAGCGAAGCCGCACTGCGCGAGCCAAACCCTTCGGAGACACATGACGTCGGATGCAGAGCGGGAGCGGACGACTCAGCGCAGCGTGGGCGTGCGGGACGTCGCCGCGTTGGCAAGCGTGTCCTTGGGCACCGTCTCCAACGTCATGAACAACCCGGACCGGGTCGGTCCGGAGATTCGCGCCCGCGTGGAGGCGGCGATGACGGAGCTCGGCTTCGTGCCCTCGCGGGCTGCAGGTCAACTGCGGAGCCGGCGCAGCGAGCTGGTGGGGGTCGTCGTGCCCGACGTCGGCAACCCCTACTGGGCCTCGGTGCTGCGCGGCATCGAGAGCGTGATCGAGCAGCACGGCCTCGCACTCGTGGTCGGCTCCACACACCAGGAGAGGACCAGGCAGCGTCGGCTGCTCAAGGGACTGGAGAGTCAGGGCGTCGACGGGCTGATCCTCGCCCCCATCACCGCCGACTCGGCCGACTGGGAACCCTTCGTCTCCCGTCGGTTCGGTGTTGTCGCGCTCGAGCGCAGCGGCGCCGGACCGTCGGTCCCTTCCGTCGGCCTGGACAACGTCGAGGGTGGGCGGCTGGCCGTCACGCACCTGTTGGAGCAGGGCCACCGCCGGATCGCGTTCATCAACGGACCGGGCACGGTTCCCTGGTGCGCCGAGCGACGCGAAGGTGTCATCTCCGGGCTTCGCGAGCACGGCCTCGCGATCCGCGACGCGCTCGTCGAGGTGGAGGTACCCGACCTCACGGTCGCCGAGGGCTTCCAGGCCGTCGAGACGCTGCTGGCCATGGAAGGCGGCCAGACGGCGATCATGTGCGCCAACGACATGCTGGCGCTCGGCGCCCTACTCGCCTTGCGACAGCGGCACATAGAAGTGCCGACGGGCATGGCCCTCGTCGGGTACGACGACGTCGAGTTCGCCGCCGCGCTGGCTCCGCCGTTGACCACAGTCCGTCAACCCTCGTTCGAGATGGGCGCCGCGGCGGCGCGCCTGCTCCTCGAGCCGGAACTCCAGAGCTCCGGCCAGCACGTCCAGTTTGTGCCGGAACTGGTCCCTCGAATGTCGAGTGCCGCCGGGCTCACCGTGCTCGGGTGA